From Brassica oleracea var. oleracea cultivar TO1000 chromosome C3, BOL, whole genome shotgun sequence, a single genomic window includes:
- the LOC106333024 gene encoding ABSCISIC ACID-INSENSITIVE 5-like protein 1: protein MPGLESETSTFHVFNQDLQTQLQTYPQETAVEEHPPVGRQNSIMSLTLDEIQMKSGKSFGAMNMDELLANMWMTVEENNGGGAGAQQDGEKPTIVPRQGSLSVPVPLCKKTVEEVWFEIQNGVQQPPPSSIAGQNPDEDNRRQQTLGEITLEDFLVKAGVVQEPLKTTMKMSSSDFGYNPEFGVGLHCQTQNNYGDNRTGYNENRPFYSGMGESSSCMTGKERSDQYLTGLNAFRIQKRIIDGPPEILMERRQRRMIKNRESAARSRARRQAYTVELELELNQLTEENLKLKKIVEENEKKRRQEVMNRSIQITKEKNGDKLRRIRRMASAGW from the exons ATGCCGGGTCTCGAATCAGAGACTTCGACCTTCCATGTATTCAACCAGGATCTCCAAACGCAACTGCAAACGTATCCACAGGAAACAGCAGTAGAGGAGCACCCACCAGTAGGCAGACAAAACTCGATCATGTCACTGACTCTTGACGAGATTCAGATGAAAAGCGGCAAGAGCTTTGGAGCAATGAATATGGACGAGCTCCTCGCGAACATGTGGATGACTGTCGAGGAAAACAACGGCGGGGGAGCTGGCGCCCAACAGGATGGGGAGAAACCGACCATAGTGCCACGTCAAGGTTCGTTGTCAGTCCCCGTACCTTTGTGCAAGAAAACCGTCGAGGAAGTTTGGTTTGAGATACAAAACGGCGTACAACAACCACCACCGTCGTCAATTGCCGGTCAAAACCCCGACGAAGATAATCGCCGGCAACAAACCCTTGGTGAGATCACGCTTGAGGATTTTCTTGTTAAGGCTGGGGTTGTTCAAGAACCATTAAAAACAACGATGAAGATGTCGAGTTCTGATTTCGGTTATAATCCGGAGTTCGGAGTCGGTTTACATTGTCAAACCCAAAACAATTATGGTGATAACCGGACAGGTTACAATGAAAATCGGCCATTTTACTCGGGTATGGGAGAATCCTCAAGCTGTATGACCGGAAAGGAGAGGAGTGATCAGTACTTAACCGGTTTAAATGCTTTTCGGATCCAGAAACGAATAATTGACGGTCCACCCGAGATATTGATGGAGCGGAGACAGCGACGGATGATTAAAAACCGCGAATCTGCGGCACGGTCTCGAGCCCGGAGACAA GCGTATACTGTGGAGTTGGAGTTGGAATTGAACCAACTCACGGAAGAAAATCTGAAGCTGAAGAAAATTGTG GAAGAGAATGAAAAGAAAAGAAGGCAAGAG GTGATGAACAGAAGCATCCAAATTACCAAAGAGAAGAATGGAGACAAATTAAGGAGGATTCGAAGGATGGCTAGTGCTGGGTGGTAG